Proteins encoded within one genomic window of uncultured Desulfobacter sp.:
- a CDS encoding ATP-binding protein, which produces MIAPYLPMVVIDIIGSFAMVVLSLLCCYKARILRETDQDNALFLYLVWISTGFMIFGVSRSVGHILRQFLILISHTDTWHTIASFSGSVNTVSFMLVSLITLFFNQSWKINEKILTSRKKLEAAHGQLLSLNQNLEQKVMERTEMLTSSEHKARRIFEYSLDTILVTDANFKIQELNNAGITLTGYKKELMLEQNMGLMDFIAHAQDWNHILTQLSTNEYVLNEECDIINADKMEIRVMITGGVDYGAFGCAKTFHFIIKDINEKKQMEQQIAQADKLAALGELSAGVAHEINNPLGIILGYTQLMLKEESGFEEDLRTIEKHVKNCKEVVSNLLSFSRKGSGEMEHVDIHNMLDGVVNFLGSHSDFRKVKIQLSLWVNGSLWVKGNAQELTQVVLNLMINACHAIKDNPDGFIELVTQKENTHILIHVKDNGTGIAKQHKPKIFDPFFTTKPVGQGTGLGLSVGYGIIRHHQGEIMAANRKSRGAKFTIRLPLINPNSDEE; this is translated from the coding sequence ATGATTGCCCCCTATCTGCCAATGGTGGTGATAGATATCATTGGCTCATTTGCCATGGTGGTACTCTCCCTTCTATGCTGCTACAAGGCCAGAATTTTAAGGGAAACAGACCAGGACAACGCACTGTTTCTTTATCTTGTCTGGATCTCCACAGGATTTATGATCTTTGGCGTATCACGATCTGTTGGTCATATCCTGCGGCAATTTCTGATTTTAATTTCCCATACCGACACCTGGCACACGATTGCCAGCTTTTCCGGCAGCGTGAATACGGTATCTTTCATGCTGGTGAGCCTGATCACCCTGTTTTTCAACCAGAGCTGGAAGATAAACGAAAAAATACTGACATCCCGAAAAAAACTGGAAGCCGCCCATGGCCAACTTTTAAGCTTAAACCAGAACCTGGAGCAAAAGGTGATGGAACGTACGGAGATGCTCACAAGTTCCGAGCATAAGGCCCGGCGTATTTTTGAATACTCTTTGGACACCATTCTGGTTACCGACGCCAATTTTAAAATCCAGGAGCTCAATAATGCCGGCATCACCTTGACCGGATATAAAAAAGAACTGATGCTGGAACAGAATATGGGACTGATGGATTTTATCGCCCATGCCCAAGATTGGAATCACATATTAACTCAGTTGAGCACCAATGAATATGTCCTCAACGAAGAGTGCGATATTATAAACGCTGATAAAATGGAGATCCGGGTGATGATCACCGGCGGTGTCGATTACGGCGCCTTCGGATGCGCCAAAACCTTTCATTTCATCATCAAGGATATCAATGAAAAAAAACAGATGGAACAGCAGATCGCCCAGGCCGACAAATTAGCGGCATTAGGCGAACTGTCCGCAGGTGTGGCCCATGAAATCAACAACCCGTTGGGCATCATTCTTGGCTACACTCAGCTGATGCTCAAAGAAGAATCCGGCTTTGAAGAAGATCTGAGAACCATTGAAAAGCATGTAAAAAACTGCAAGGAAGTTGTCAGCAACCTGCTCTCCTTTTCCAGGAAAGGCTCCGGGGAAATGGAACATGTGGATATCCACAACATGCTGGACGGGGTGGTCAATTTTTTAGGAAGCCATTCCGATTTCAGAAAAGTGAAAATTCAACTCAGCCTGTGGGTAAATGGATCCCTCTGGGTGAAAGGCAATGCCCAGGAACTGACCCAGGTGGTTTTAAACTTGATGATAAACGCGTGTCACGCCATTAAAGACAATCCTGACGGTTTTATTGAACTTGTCACCCAAAAGGAGAATACCCATATACTCATTCATGTCAAGGATAACGGCACCGGCATTGCCAAACAGCATAAGCCCAAAATTTTCGATCCCTTTTTCACCACCAAACCCGTGGGCCAGGGCACAGGATTGGGCCTTTCGGTGGGATACGGCATTATCCGTCACCACCAGGGGGAGATCATGGCCGCCAACCGCAAAAGCCGAGGGGCAAAATTTACCATCCGCCTGCCCCTTATTAACCCCAACAGCGATGAGGAATAA
- a CDS encoding sigma-54 dependent transcriptional regulator produces MTPNILVVDDEKDMTRLLQRTLEPELNCRVTMAFSGEMALNILGMADSAFDLVISDIRMPGMDGFDLLEQLKQKYPDLTVVMLTAYGNIESAVAAIKKGAYDFIAKPFEQDEIIFKIRKALERSQLISENRRLQKACRTESLPLIGQSPAMQKVFEKIALVADSDVTVLITGESGTGKDLTARSIHASSPRKNKPYIPINCPTIPEHILESELFGYKKGAFTNAYRDKTGLFQEADHGTIFLDEIGDVGPSIQTKLLRVIQEKEVKPLGDTRVDHVDVRIITSTNQDLQQKIKDKEFREDFFYRLSVITIELPPLRDRVTDIPLLCDHLLAKNCEKLNKPAKHLSDNVMDLFMKHPWQGNVRELENVLVQGILYATSDTIRLADIPIDKNTANECLGTDVDADMSQLTYKEAKETTLTRFNHNYIGAMLSMTKGNITQAAKRCAMDRQALQQIMKRYAIDPEKFRNKPS; encoded by the coding sequence ATGACACCCAACATCCTTGTGGTGGATGATGAAAAGGACATGACCCGTCTGCTCCAGCGAACCCTTGAACCGGAACTAAATTGCCGGGTGACCATGGCGTTTTCCGGTGAAATGGCCCTGAATATCCTTGGCATGGCAGACTCGGCTTTTGACCTTGTCATCAGTGACATACGAATGCCCGGAATGGATGGCTTTGACCTTCTTGAGCAATTGAAGCAAAAATATCCGGATCTTACGGTGGTCATGCTCACCGCCTACGGCAATATTGAATCTGCCGTGGCTGCCATTAAAAAAGGGGCGTACGATTTCATTGCCAAGCCCTTTGAGCAGGACGAAATCATCTTTAAAATCCGCAAAGCCCTGGAACGCAGCCAACTAATATCCGAAAACCGGAGACTCCAAAAGGCCTGCCGGACCGAATCGTTGCCCCTGATCGGGCAAAGCCCTGCCATGCAAAAAGTGTTTGAAAAAATAGCACTGGTCGCAGACTCGGATGTCACGGTTCTGATCACCGGGGAATCGGGGACAGGCAAAGATTTGACGGCAAGATCCATTCATGCCTCAAGCCCCAGGAAAAACAAACCCTACATTCCCATCAACTGCCCCACCATCCCCGAGCACATCCTTGAAAGTGAATTATTCGGGTATAAAAAAGGGGCATTCACCAATGCCTACCGGGACAAAACAGGACTTTTCCAGGAAGCAGACCACGGCACCATTTTTTTAGATGAAATCGGAGATGTCGGCCCCAGCATCCAAACCAAGCTTTTAAGGGTGATCCAGGAAAAGGAGGTCAAACCCTTGGGCGACACCCGGGTGGACCATGTGGATGTCAGGATTATCACCTCCACCAACCAGGATCTGCAGCAGAAAATCAAGGACAAGGAGTTCAGGGAAGATTTTTTCTATCGGCTTTCGGTGATCACCATTGAATTGCCGCCGTTAAGGGACCGCGTTACGGATATCCCACTGTTGTGCGATCACCTTTTGGCCAAAAACTGTGAAAAGTTAAACAAACCGGCCAAACATTTGTCCGACAACGTGATGGATCTCTTCATGAAGCACCCCTGGCAGGGAAATGTCAGAGAACTTGAAAATGTACTTGTCCAGGGAATTCTCTATGCAACTTCAGATACCATCCGCCTGGCCGATATCCCCATCGACAAAAATACGGCCAATGAGTGCCTGGGCACGGACGTTGATGCCGATATGAGTCAACTGACCTATAAGGAGGCCAAAGAAACCACCCTGACCCGGTTTAATCACAACTACATTGGTGCCATGCTCTCCATGACCAAAGGCAATATCACCCAGGCAGCCAAACGCTGCGCCATGGATCGCCAGGCCCTCCAGCAGATCATGAAACGGTATGCCATTGATCCTGAAAAATTCCGCAACAAGCCGTCTTAA
- a CDS encoding molybdopterin-binding protein, which produces MEKKTHPQRPSFKTVPVQDACGMTIAHDVTEIVPDKSKGVAFKRGHRVQAGDICRLMRMGKNNLYVLDLDETQVHEDEAVFELASALAGPGVEFSAAPREGKLELYASYPGLFRVNVDALTEFNMLNDVMCASIHTNTAVNKGDSLAATRAIPLVIDRENLDQATAFAKSAYPIFSVSMFNPLKIRLAIIGNEVYDGLVQDRFQAIVEEKTARLGAQVLEVNILPDDRERITAQIRDYMDKETDLIITTGGMSVDPDDVTKESIEAVGFDEVHYSAAVLPGAMFLLGYTPKTTIMGLPACGLYHRTTIFDLILPRVMAGERPGKRELASLCHGGLCRNCTTCRFPDCSFGKCT; this is translated from the coding sequence ATGGAAAAAAAAACACACCCACAACGCCCGTCCTTTAAAACCGTGCCTGTCCAGGATGCCTGCGGAATGACCATTGCCCATGACGTGACTGAAATCGTTCCCGATAAGTCCAAAGGCGTAGCCTTCAAACGAGGACACCGGGTCCAGGCCGGCGACATCTGTCGGCTTATGCGCATGGGAAAAAACAATCTATATGTGCTGGATCTTGATGAAACCCAGGTACATGAGGATGAGGCGGTGTTTGAGCTTGCATCGGCCCTGGCCGGACCGGGGGTTGAATTTTCCGCCGCACCCAGGGAAGGCAAACTGGAACTATATGCGTCATATCCAGGGCTGTTCCGGGTGAATGTGGATGCATTGACGGAATTTAACATGCTCAACGATGTCATGTGTGCCAGTATCCATACTAATACGGCCGTGAACAAAGGCGACAGCCTGGCCGCCACCCGGGCCATCCCCCTGGTCATTGACCGGGAAAACTTAGACCAGGCCACGGCCTTTGCCAAATCCGCCTACCCTATTTTCAGCGTTTCAATGTTCAACCCGTTGAAAATCCGTCTGGCCATCATCGGCAATGAAGTGTATGACGGTTTGGTCCAGGACCGGTTCCAGGCCATTGTGGAAGAAAAAACCGCCCGGCTTGGGGCCCAGGTGCTTGAGGTGAATATCCTGCCCGATGACCGGGAGCGCATTACCGCCCAAATCAGGGATTACATGGACAAAGAGACCGATCTGATCATCACCACCGGCGGCATGTCCGTGGACCCCGATGATGTGACCAAAGAATCCATTGAGGCAGTTGGGTTTGATGAAGTCCACTACTCAGCCGCAGTGCTGCCCGGGGCCATGTTTCTTTTAGGCTATACCCCAAAAACCACCATCATGGGGCTGCCGGCCTGCGGGTTGTACCACCGCACCACCATATTTGACCTGATCCTGCCCCGGGTCATGGCCGGTGAGCGTCCCGGCAAACGGGAACTTGCAAGCCTTTGTCACGGCGGACTGTGCCGGAACTGCACCACCTGCCGGTTTCCGGACTGCTCTTTTGGGAAATGTACGTGA